The Actinomycetota bacterium genome contains a region encoding:
- a CDS encoding amidohydrolase family protein has product MKKATLIRARHVLTAAEPAVITDGAVRILGDRIDAVGTWKDLRARFPEDVVAGGPHDVVTPGFINTHGHFSEPLITGIAKQYTLWEWIDALIGPVAPHLDDEAAYVGTLIGGMQMLRSGITMANDMFVCDPQQGRPVTPGVVRALDDLGLRGVVSFGAADIRGVRIPVLLEEHAALAEAAAQSRLSRFRVGIAALGAQSEALFAESVDLATSGGHGVHIHLQEVREEVTVIRSRYGVSPIGHCARSGLFAAPTIAAHCVWVDADDRELLAEHGVGVAHNPVSNMILASGVCPVPELRALGVAVGVGVDGPASNDRQDMLEAIKTTVLLQRVDRLQATAFSAGEAFAMATIDGARSLGLDHEVGSLEPGKAADLVVFDGEAPALANVHDPFGAIVYSAGPTEVKDVWVAGTRSVVGGRIVHVDPVEAVERSRPIARRIITAAGLG; this is encoded by the coding sequence ATGAAGAAGGCGACGCTGATCCGCGCGCGTCATGTGTTGACCGCGGCAGAACCGGCGGTGATCACCGATGGGGCGGTCAGGATCCTGGGCGACAGGATCGACGCGGTCGGAACCTGGAAGGACCTTCGGGCACGGTTCCCCGAGGATGTCGTCGCCGGCGGGCCACACGATGTGGTCACCCCGGGGTTCATCAATACCCACGGGCACTTCTCGGAGCCGCTCATCACCGGTATCGCCAAGCAGTACACGCTCTGGGAGTGGATCGACGCCTTGATCGGACCCGTGGCCCCACATCTCGACGACGAGGCCGCCTACGTCGGCACGCTGATCGGCGGGATGCAGATGCTGCGAAGCGGGATCACGATGGCCAATGACATGTTCGTGTGCGACCCGCAGCAGGGTCGTCCGGTGACACCCGGCGTGGTGCGTGCACTCGACGATCTGGGGCTGCGTGGTGTCGTGTCCTTCGGGGCGGCCGACATCAGAGGCGTGAGGATCCCGGTGCTCCTCGAAGAGCACGCCGCCCTTGCCGAAGCCGCAGCACAGAGCCGGCTGTCCCGCTTCAGAGTGGGGATCGCCGCCCTCGGCGCGCAGTCCGAGGCGTTGTTCGCGGAGAGCGTCGATCTTGCAACGTCGGGCGGACACGGCGTGCACATCCATCTTCAGGAAGTCAGGGAAGAGGTGACCGTCATCCGTTCCCGCTACGGCGTCTCACCCATCGGGCACTGCGCACGTTCGGGGCTGTTCGCAGCGCCGACCATCGCAGCTCATTGCGTGTGGGTCGATGCCGACGATCGCGAGCTTCTCGCCGAACACGGGGTGGGCGTGGCCCACAACCCGGTGTCGAACATGATCTTGGCGTCGGGAGTGTGTCCGGTGCCGGAGCTACGTGCGCTCGGTGTCGCGGTGGGTGTGGGAGTCGACGGCCCCGCCAGCAACGATCGCCAAGATATGCTCGAGGCGATCAAGACGACCGTGCTGCTACAGCGGGTCGATCGGCTCCAGGCAACCGCGTTCTCGGCGGGCGAGGCGTTTGCGATGGCAACGATCGATGGTGCTCGATCGCTCGGCCTGGATCACGAGGTCGGGTCGCTCGAGCCCGGAAAGGCTGCCGATCTCGTTGTCTTCGATGGAGAGGCTCCGGCGTTGGCCAACGTTCACGATCCATTTGGAGCGATCGTTTACTCTGCCGGGCCCACGGAGGTCAAGGATGTCTGGGTCGCCGGTACCCGGTCGGTCGTGGGTGGCCGGATCGTGCATGTCGACCCGGTCGAGGCGGTGGAGCGCTCCCGTCCGATCGCCCGCAGAATCATCACCGCGGCCGGATTGGGCTGA
- a CDS encoding ABC transporter permease encodes MDTIVDLFISTAFFASAVRLAVPIIFAGTGEVISERAGILNIGLEGMMLMGAFTGVVGAEVTGNPWLGAVAAALGGMAVAALHGVVVIRWAGDQIVSGIALNLGALGLTTYLSRLMFGTTQQLEVAHFEPINIPGLSGIPFFGEVLFQQSPFFYLAVAIAVILSLVLFRSRPGLRWRASGEDPDALDSVGVSVVRSRWGALLLCGALAGLGGGAISLAQLFTFIENMTGGTGFIALVLVIVTRWRPMWAIGVALFFGAADAIAVRVQALGIVSIPFQITLMIPFVLTLVAYAVAARSGKPPAALGRPWMKT; translated from the coding sequence GTGGACACCATCGTCGACCTGTTCATCTCCACCGCCTTCTTTGCCAGCGCCGTGCGTTTGGCGGTACCCATCATCTTTGCCGGTACCGGAGAGGTGATCTCGGAACGCGCCGGCATCCTCAACATCGGCCTCGAGGGGATGATGCTCATGGGCGCCTTCACAGGTGTGGTGGGTGCGGAGGTGACCGGTAACCCTTGGCTCGGAGCCGTGGCCGCCGCACTCGGCGGGATGGCGGTGGCAGCACTTCATGGTGTGGTGGTCATCCGATGGGCGGGTGACCAGATCGTGAGCGGGATCGCTCTCAACCTCGGCGCTCTCGGGCTCACCACGTACTTGTCACGGCTGATGTTTGGTACGACCCAGCAGTTGGAGGTCGCCCATTTCGAGCCGATCAACATCCCCGGCCTGTCCGGTATCCCGTTCTTCGGCGAGGTCCTGTTTCAGCAGTCGCCGTTCTTCTATCTCGCCGTGGCGATTGCGGTCATCCTCAGCCTTGTGCTGTTCCGATCGAGGCCAGGTCTTCGCTGGCGTGCGTCCGGCGAGGATCCGGATGCGCTCGACAGTGTCGGCGTGTCGGTCGTCCGGAGCCGGTGGGGGGCACTGCTTCTGTGCGGCGCCCTTGCCGGGCTCGGCGGCGGGGCGATCTCACTCGCACAGCTGTTCACCTTTATCGAGAACATGACGGGAGGGACGGGTTTCATCGCTCTCGTTCTCGTCATCGTCACGAGATGGCGCCCCATGTGGGCCATCGGCGTCGCGCTGTTCTTCGGGGCGGCAGATGCCATCGCGGTGCGGGTGCAGGCACTCGGTATCGTCTCTATCCCATTCCAGATCACGCTGATGATCCCGTTCGTGCTGACACTGGTCGCCTACGCCGTCGCGGCGCGCAGCGGTAAGCCCCCCGCGGCGCTCGGCAGACCGTGGATGAAGACATGA
- a CDS encoding ABC transporter permease — protein MTTRRFTLANLLTSQRAVSIAIVALGVGLSIAFLALSGVDLGQALPALARGAVGDARAFEETLRQTIPLMFIGLGVAVGLRAGLFNLGGDGQLYVAALAAIAISQAVPIGIPFVAVMMILIVGAAAGVVWGGSPGWMRARLGMNEVITTILLNAIGILLAGWAIHGPLRDRAGGGYPWSKEIAVQFRLPVLEIGPLSIPFGIVLAGVAAIGVYVLLERSRFGLQLRTLGDNPHVAEFAGMSVRRLTILAMVIAGGLSGLAGVVELAGTQYRLSDFFSPGYGFTAIAVALVGNARSGGVVAAALLFGGLQAGASSMERIAQVPAATSLIAQAIIILLLVIARSERLSMWIKRRRAVSELLAADGEE, from the coding sequence ATGACCACGCGCCGCTTCACTCTCGCGAACCTTCTGACCTCCCAGCGAGCGGTCAGCATTGCGATCGTCGCCCTGGGCGTCGGCCTGTCCATCGCGTTCCTCGCGCTGAGCGGCGTCGATCTGGGCCAGGCGCTGCCTGCGCTCGCGAGGGGAGCCGTGGGAGACGCGCGAGCATTCGAGGAGACGCTTCGTCAGACCATCCCTCTCATGTTCATCGGCCTCGGTGTGGCCGTCGGGCTCAGGGCGGGCCTGTTCAACCTCGGGGGAGATGGCCAGCTGTACGTAGCGGCCCTCGCAGCCATAGCGATCTCCCAGGCAGTTCCGATCGGCATCCCGTTCGTCGCGGTCATGATGATCCTCATCGTGGGGGCGGCTGCCGGCGTGGTGTGGGGCGGGTCCCCGGGGTGGATGCGAGCACGCCTCGGCATGAACGAGGTCATCACCACGATCCTCCTGAACGCGATCGGCATCTTGCTCGCCGGATGGGCCATCCACGGGCCGCTGCGCGATCGGGCGGGCGGCGGATACCCCTGGTCCAAGGAGATCGCCGTCCAATTCCGTCTTCCGGTCCTCGAGATCGGACCCCTGTCGATCCCGTTCGGCATCGTGCTCGCGGGTGTCGCCGCCATCGGCGTGTACGTGCTCCTCGAGCGGTCCCGCTTCGGGCTGCAGCTCCGCACACTCGGGGACAACCCGCACGTCGCCGAGTTCGCGGGAATGTCGGTACGCCGGCTCACCATCCTTGCGATGGTGATCGCCGGTGGACTCTCGGGGCTTGCCGGTGTCGTGGAACTGGCCGGAACGCAATACCGCCTCAGCGACTTCTTCTCACCCGGGTACGGGTTCACTGCCATTGCCGTGGCACTGGTCGGAAACGCGCGATCCGGCGGAGTCGTTGCAGCGGCTCTCCTGTTCGGAGGTCTGCAAGCCGGTGCCTCCTCGATGGAGCGGATCGCCCAAGTGCCGGCCGCCACCAGCCTGATCGCCCAGGCCATCATCATTCTGCTACTCGTCATAGCCCGATCGGAGCGGCTGTCCATGTGGATCAAGCGCCGAAGAGCCGTCAGCGAGTTACTTGCCGCCGATGGGGAGGAGTGA
- a CDS encoding ABC transporter ATP-binding protein has protein sequence MGGTPSGGTDLLRLERIRKQYATTVALNGASLSVRPGEIHALLGENGAGKTTLMRVLDGITRPNSGAIFWRGRRVEIASPQAAAALGIGMVHQHDRLVPALTVAENFALAMGDHFWLAMDSVRAVVKDVEGRFGGNVDPDAVVADLSVGQRQWVSLLRVLAQEVTLLVLDEPTATLTPLERDVLFDALREYRTSGLSVIFITHKLDEVFALSDRVTVLRNGREVATLDTAATDRQELVTFMVGRRIETGFDPPPATVGRPLLRIEGLHISGERRLVQDVELEVRAGEIVGIAGVDGNGQRELIEVICGIREADGGGVWFSDGSRCWNRGLSASIARIPEDRHRHGLALGLALWENLHLGRWGQRGLVHQGLIDRQKAHRLCVSLLERFDVRAAGPDQPAGELSGGNQQKAVLARELGDEPELVIAMNPCRGLDIAAARFVLEQLLAVRGRGGGVLFVSYDLDEILSVADRILVMSSGRIVGEVIPGDGADQRIGLLMSGEKLDRP, from the coding sequence GTGGGTGGGACGCCCTCCGGCGGCACCGACCTGCTCCGGTTGGAGAGGATCCGGAAGCAGTATGCGACGACCGTCGCTCTGAACGGCGCATCGTTGTCGGTTCGACCTGGGGAGATTCACGCACTCCTCGGTGAGAACGGGGCGGGCAAGACCACATTGATGAGGGTGCTCGACGGGATCACGCGACCGAACTCGGGCGCGATCTTCTGGCGAGGGCGGCGTGTCGAGATCGCTTCGCCGCAGGCGGCCGCCGCATTGGGCATCGGCATGGTGCATCAGCACGATCGACTCGTCCCGGCGCTCACGGTCGCCGAGAACTTCGCGCTCGCCATGGGCGATCACTTCTGGCTCGCCATGGATTCCGTGCGGGCCGTGGTCAAGGACGTCGAGGGTCGGTTCGGGGGGAACGTCGATCCGGACGCGGTCGTCGCCGACCTCTCCGTGGGTCAACGACAGTGGGTGAGCCTGCTGCGAGTACTGGCCCAGGAGGTGACGCTCCTGGTCCTCGACGAGCCGACCGCCACGCTCACCCCACTCGAGCGTGACGTGCTCTTCGACGCTCTGCGCGAGTACCGGACTTCGGGACTCAGCGTCATTTTCATCACACACAAGCTGGACGAGGTGTTTGCGTTGAGCGACCGGGTGACGGTTCTGCGGAATGGCCGCGAAGTGGCGACGCTCGACACTGCCGCCACAGATCGCCAGGAGCTCGTCACGTTCATGGTCGGACGGCGGATCGAGACGGGTTTCGATCCTCCTCCTGCGACGGTGGGGAGGCCGCTGCTGAGGATCGAAGGCCTGCACATCTCCGGTGAGCGTCGTTTGGTGCAGGACGTCGAACTGGAGGTACGGGCCGGCGAGATCGTGGGCATCGCGGGCGTGGATGGCAACGGCCAGCGGGAGCTGATCGAGGTGATCTGCGGGATACGTGAGGCCGACGGGGGAGGGGTCTGGTTCAGCGACGGTTCGAGATGCTGGAATCGCGGACTGTCGGCGTCCATCGCTCGCATCCCGGAGGATCGGCATCGCCACGGCTTGGCTCTCGGCCTGGCGCTCTGGGAGAACCTGCATCTGGGACGCTGGGGACAGCGCGGCCTGGTGCACCAGGGATTGATCGATCGCCAGAAGGCACATCGCCTATGTGTGTCGCTCCTCGAGCGATTCGACGTGCGGGCCGCCGGACCGGACCAGCCGGCCGGTGAGCTGTCGGGAGGCAATCAGCAGAAGGCCGTCCTGGCTCGCGAGCTCGGCGATGAACCCGAGCTGGTCATTGCCATGAACCCGTGTCGGGGCCTCGACATCGCCGCAGCCAGGTTCGTGCTCGAACAACTCCTCGCCGTCCGGGGTCGGGGAGGGGGAGTGTTGTTCGTGTCGTATGATCTCGACGAGATCCTGTCGGTGGCGGACCGGATCCTGGTGATGTCGTCGGGCCGAATCGTCGGCGAGGTGATCCCGGGTGATGGGGCCGACCAGCGCATCGGTCTGCTCATGAGCGGTGAGAAGCTGGATCGGCCATGA
- a CDS encoding BMP family ABC transporter substrate-binding protein, translating to MIGLLLTMALLAAACGGSTTATTAASQSSTTQATTTTAASQSSTTQATTTTAAAEPIKVALVLPGSANDKGFNQLAFESLAILEKQFGAKTAYSEMTPVPEFVKAFEDYASAGYDIVIGQGFEFGDIAKKVAPEYPETIFLVTNNNDLSGPNMQGLQPESQDAAYLAGIVAAMATKTDQIGGIAGFEFPVIVAQMEAYRLGAQSVNPDIKVTLTYLGTFDDVEKGKETARAMISEGVDVVYQIADAAGIGVIQAAREEGVYAIGWGGDQYDVAPEAVITSQIVDQRALIVDAVGDIVNGKFSGKQRFFGLDSDVLRLAPIRAVDDALASKIQAAVDAASASIVDGSIKVPFIPEPQS from the coding sequence TTGATCGGACTACTACTGACGATGGCCCTGCTGGCTGCGGCCTGTGGGGGTAGCACCACCGCGACGACCGCAGCCTCACAGTCGTCGACCACACAGGCAACCACGACGACCGCAGCCTCACAGTCGTCGACCACACAGGCAACCACGACGACCGCGGCGGCGGAGCCGATCAAGGTGGCTCTGGTCCTGCCGGGCTCGGCAAATGACAAGGGCTTCAACCAGCTGGCCTTCGAGTCGCTGGCGATACTCGAGAAGCAGTTTGGTGCGAAGACCGCGTACTCGGAGATGACGCCGGTGCCGGAGTTCGTGAAGGCGTTCGAAGACTATGCGTCGGCCGGATACGACATCGTGATCGGCCAGGGGTTCGAGTTCGGAGACATTGCCAAGAAGGTTGCGCCGGAGTATCCGGAGACCATCTTCCTTGTCACCAACAACAATGACCTGTCCGGTCCCAACATGCAGGGTCTGCAGCCAGAGTCCCAGGATGCCGCCTACCTCGCCGGAATCGTCGCCGCCATGGCAACGAAAACCGATCAGATCGGTGGGATCGCCGGCTTCGAGTTCCCGGTCATCGTCGCACAGATGGAGGCATATCGTCTCGGGGCGCAGTCCGTCAACCCCGATATCAAGGTGACCCTCACGTACCTCGGAACCTTCGACGACGTCGAGAAGGGCAAGGAGACCGCCCGGGCCATGATCTCGGAAGGTGTCGACGTCGTGTATCAGATAGCCGATGCCGCCGGTATCGGCGTCATCCAGGCGGCGCGGGAAGAAGGTGTTTACGCTATCGGCTGGGGTGGCGACCAGTACGATGTGGCACCGGAGGCGGTCATCACGTCCCAGATCGTGGATCAGCGTGCTCTCATCGTCGATGCAGTGGGTGACATTGTGAACGGCAAGTTCAGCGGCAAACAGCGCTTCTTCGGTCTTGATTCGGACGTGCTCCGTCTCGCGCCGATCAGGGCTGTTGATGACGCGCTCGCAAGCAAGATCCAGGCGGCCGTTGATGCAGCGAGTGCTTCGATCGTCGACGGCAGCATCAAGGTGCCGTTCATTCCGGAGCCGCAGAGCTGA
- a CDS encoding urea carboxylase-associated family protein, whose amino-acid sequence MSTTVEEVLVPSREGRGVYVKKGQLLDIVDVVGHQVGDIVAWFRNDPSEYMSPTHTVSCNQSVVLKTGSQVFSNHRNPVFTIVRDDVEKHDIIVPCCDRERYLNDYGLPDHAHCLGNLEQARDLLGEEYELHGETAWNVFMHNRVEPDGSVVTDPAAHGAGATITLKAHEDLVVLLSACPQDLTPCNNFNPTPMLLRVIDEG is encoded by the coding sequence ATGAGTACGACAGTCGAGGAGGTCCTCGTCCCCTCACGCGAGGGACGGGGCGTCTATGTCAAGAAGGGCCAGTTGCTCGACATCGTCGACGTTGTCGGCCACCAGGTGGGCGACATCGTCGCCTGGTTCCGCAACGACCCTTCGGAGTACATGTCGCCGACGCACACCGTGTCCTGCAATCAGTCGGTGGTGCTGAAGACCGGGTCCCAGGTCTTCTCCAATCATCGCAACCCGGTGTTCACCATCGTGCGGGACGACGTCGAGAAGCACGACATCATCGTGCCGTGCTGCGATCGTGAGCGGTACCTGAACGACTACGGTCTCCCCGATCACGCGCATTGCCTCGGCAACCTGGAGCAGGCCAGGGACCTCCTCGGGGAGGAGTACGAGCTGCACGGCGAGACCGCCTGGAACGTGTTCATGCACAACCGCGTCGAACCGGACGGCTCGGTCGTCACCGACCCTGCCGCCCACGGCGCGGGCGCGACGATCACGCTGAAGGCCCACGAAGACCTCGTGGTACTCCTCTCGGCATGTCCCCAGGATCTCACCCCCTGCAACAATTTCAACCCGACGCCGATGCTGCTGCGCGTCATCGACGAGGGCTGA
- a CDS encoding amidohydrolase family protein: protein MSEPKTTAVINIGTLLTGDLTAPVAEAESLLIEDGRIATVGGIAAGDAERVIDVHGATVGPGLIDSHCHVVMGDFTPRQNTIGFLSSYVHGGICQAISPGEIHTPGRPRDRIGVKALAVAAAHWWDTYRPNGMKVHGGAVVIEPVLTDEDFLEIASQGVWLAKFGFGNYQDPADGLPQIKAAQAAGIKVMCHSGGASIPGSKPITVDHLLLLRPDVCGHINGGPTSLDDDGLLTLINETDLVLQLVQAGNLRSAIHITEAVREAGVEHRVILGSDTPTGTGVIPLAILKTMAELCSLAGVEPEMAWAWASGNITDVYDLESGKVEVGRPADLVVCDAPWGALADDARGALTRGDIPGIGAVIIDGVVRALRSRNTPAASRAVTVTPEIPEPPGSGHV from the coding sequence ATGTCCGAGCCGAAGACCACAGCCGTCATCAACATCGGGACATTGCTCACCGGTGATCTCACCGCGCCCGTCGCCGAGGCAGAGTCGCTGCTCATCGAAGACGGGCGGATCGCGACCGTCGGTGGTATCGCCGCGGGGGATGCCGAGCGGGTGATCGACGTCCACGGCGCCACCGTGGGTCCCGGCCTCATCGACTCGCATTGTCATGTGGTGATGGGCGATTTCACGCCGCGTCAGAACACGATCGGGTTCCTGTCGTCGTATGTCCACGGGGGGATCTGCCAGGCCATCTCGCCCGGTGAGATCCACACGCCGGGGCGGCCGCGAGACCGCATCGGTGTCAAGGCGCTGGCCGTGGCGGCAGCGCACTGGTGGGATACGTATCGGCCGAACGGCATGAAGGTGCACGGTGGAGCGGTGGTCATCGAACCGGTGCTCACCGACGAGGATTTCCTCGAGATCGCATCTCAGGGCGTGTGGCTGGCCAAGTTCGGGTTCGGGAACTACCAGGACCCCGCAGACGGGCTGCCTCAGATCAAGGCCGCACAGGCGGCCGGCATCAAGGTGATGTGTCATTCCGGTGGGGCGTCGATCCCCGGGTCGAAACCGATCACCGTCGACCATCTGCTGTTGCTCCGGCCCGACGTGTGCGGGCACATCAACGGTGGGCCGACGTCACTCGATGACGACGGCTTGCTCACCCTCATCAACGAGACCGATCTCGTTCTCCAATTGGTCCAGGCCGGCAATCTTCGCAGTGCCATCCACATCACCGAGGCCGTCCGAGAGGCCGGTGTGGAGCATCGGGTCATCCTCGGCTCGGATACGCCGACCGGCACCGGGGTGATTCCCCTGGCGATCCTCAAGACGATGGCCGAGCTGTGCTCGCTGGCCGGCGTGGAGCCCGAAATGGCGTGGGCGTGGGCATCGGGGAACATCACCGATGTCTATGACCTGGAGTCGGGCAAGGTCGAGGTCGGTCGGCCGGCCGACCTCGTGGTGTGCGATGCGCCGTGGGGAGCGCTGGCCGATGATGCGCGCGGCGCGTTGACACGAGGCGACATTCCGGGCATCGGCGCGGTCATCATCGACGGTGTCGTCCGGGCGCTGCGGAGTCGCAACACGCCGGCCGCTTCCCGGGCGGTCACGGTCACTCCCGAGATTCCCGAGCCGCCCGGTTCAGGCCATGTGTGA
- a CDS encoding isochorismatase family protein codes for MAIWDDVITDTDRVVFEAAGWGRRAGYGKRPAVMVIDVNYNFCGDREEPILDSIKRWRYSCGGVAWSRGIPAIRSILEVARRKRLPVIYTTNPRREDGFDLGVWTLKSYRAEDEVDVMGHKGNDIVAEVAPLPDDLFIEKRKPSAFFGTTLMSHLNQMGADSLILTGSTTSGCVRATAVDALSYDLRVTIPHEAAFDRGEVSHKIALFDLHMKYVDVTDVADVLEYLEGLEEGLFDETYPPAAKAARQEG; via the coding sequence ATGGCGATCTGGGACGACGTGATCACCGACACCGACCGGGTCGTGTTCGAGGCTGCCGGCTGGGGCAGGCGCGCCGGCTACGGCAAGCGGCCGGCGGTAATGGTGATCGACGTGAACTACAACTTCTGCGGTGATCGTGAAGAACCGATCCTCGATTCGATCAAGCGGTGGCGGTACTCGTGCGGCGGTGTCGCCTGGTCTCGGGGCATTCCGGCGATCCGGTCGATTCTCGAGGTGGCACGTCGTAAGCGACTCCCGGTGATCTATACGACGAACCCGCGGCGCGAGGATGGATTCGACCTCGGCGTGTGGACGCTGAAGAGTTACCGAGCCGAGGACGAGGTCGATGTCATGGGTCACAAGGGCAACGACATCGTTGCCGAGGTTGCCCCCCTGCCGGATGATCTGTTCATCGAGAAGCGCAAGCCGTCCGCGTTTTTCGGTACGACGCTGATGAGTCATCTCAATCAGATGGGCGCCGACTCGCTCATCCTCACCGGGAGCACCACGAGCGGGTGTGTGCGGGCGACGGCAGTCGACGCCCTCTCCTACGACCTGCGGGTGACCATCCCACACGAGGCCGCGTTCGACCGGGGTGAGGTGTCTCACAAGATCGCTCTGTTCGACCTCCACATGAAGTACGTGGACGTGACCGACGTTGCCGATGTGCTCGAGTACCTCGAGGGTCTCGAAGAGGGGTTGTTCGACGAAACGTACCCGCCGGCGGCGAAGGCGGCACGACAGGAGGGCTAG
- a CDS encoding amidohydrolase family protein: MVGEPLDAKVVNGTVVLGDGRYRVGVGIKDGKVALLAPDELLPDAKETIDARGHYILPGIVDSEAHPGCYVPFDYDMTSESRAAACAGVTTWGIQAPVTRLGTKPFKEVVARADVVSFNESFPAGKEVVETVSHVDAYFTYMLETDQHADEIPQYVEEHGVTSFKLYLQTRGMKGTADDVDTNWPSRRAGLGTGIDDGTVYRVMEEVGHLGYPGIVHIHPENWEIGRIFEDRLLEAGRTDFGAWTDRSPDFLEAQHVRAYAYLAAQTPGNVPLYLQHCTTRLSFEEVLKARAEGLELYAQTGPAWLWAEPEYGWRINVPLRRRDNIEALWEALAGGIVDVVGSDHVVGWEPASREEMYNENIWKLRTGFSRVELFLPVMLSEGVNKHRCSLERVVQVSCENPAKTSGLWGKKGSLMPGFDADIVIVDLGREVEVNKKHINTRAGWSLMEGHTFTGWPIKTIMRGKVTAEWADDSPGMRPVGDPRGQYLPRTLRDAGPPAQLTSPVRLAPTDRWLNDAFVKPGFSPETTKYTGPIGG; the protein is encoded by the coding sequence ATGGTGGGCGAGCCTCTCGACGCAAAGGTCGTAAACGGGACCGTCGTCCTCGGTGACGGCCGGTATCGTGTCGGAGTCGGTATCAAGGACGGCAAAGTCGCTCTGTTGGCTCCCGACGAGTTGCTCCCGGACGCCAAGGAGACCATCGACGCCAGGGGACACTATATCCTCCCGGGCATCGTCGACTCCGAGGCCCACCCGGGCTGCTATGTGCCGTTCGACTACGACATGACCAGTGAGTCACGTGCCGCGGCCTGCGCCGGGGTCACCACGTGGGGCATCCAGGCGCCCGTCACTCGGCTCGGCACCAAGCCCTTCAAGGAGGTCGTCGCCAGAGCGGACGTCGTCTCGTTCAACGAGTCGTTTCCCGCCGGCAAGGAGGTCGTCGAGACGGTCAGCCATGTCGACGCGTATTTCACCTACATGCTCGAGACAGACCAGCACGCCGATGAGATTCCCCAATACGTTGAGGAGCACGGCGTCACTTCGTTCAAGCTGTACCTGCAGACCCGCGGCATGAAGGGAACGGCCGACGACGTCGACACCAACTGGCCGAGCCGCAGGGCGGGCCTCGGCACCGGTATCGACGACGGCACCGTCTATCGCGTGATGGAGGAGGTCGGGCATCTCGGTTATCCGGGGATCGTCCACATTCATCCGGAGAACTGGGAGATCGGCCGCATCTTCGAGGACCGTCTTCTCGAGGCCGGCCGTACCGACTTTGGCGCGTGGACCGATCGCTCCCCCGACTTCCTCGAGGCACAGCACGTCAGGGCGTACGCGTATCTGGCGGCACAGACTCCCGGCAACGTGCCGCTCTACCTGCAGCACTGCACCACCCGTCTCAGCTTCGAGGAGGTCCTCAAGGCCCGTGCCGAGGGCCTGGAGCTGTACGCGCAGACCGGCCCGGCCTGGCTGTGGGCGGAGCCGGAGTACGGTTGGCGGATCAACGTGCCACTGCGCCGCCGTGACAACATCGAGGCGCTGTGGGAGGCTCTCGCCGGAGGCATCGTCGACGTGGTGGGGTCCGACCACGTGGTCGGCTGGGAGCCGGCGTCGCGCGAGGAGATGTACAACGAGAATATCTGGAAGCTGCGCACCGGCTTCAGCCGTGTGGAGCTGTTCTTGCCGGTGATGCTGTCCGAAGGCGTGAACAAGCACCGCTGCTCTCTGGAGCGCGTCGTTCAAGTGTCGTGCGAGAACCCGGCCAAGACGTCCGGCCTGTGGGGCAAGAAGGGCTCACTCATGCCCGGCTTCGACGCCGACATCGTGATCGTCGACCTCGGGCGTGAAGTCGAGGTCAACAAGAAGCACATCAACACGAGGGCCGGCTGGTCCCTCATGGAGGGTCACACCTTCACCGGATGGCCCATCAAGACGATCATGCGCGGCAAGGTGACGGCGGAGTGGGCTGACGACTCACCGGGCATGCGGCCGGTGGGTGATCCTCGCGGGCAGTACCTGCCCCGCACTCTGCGCGATGCCGGCCCGCCGGCCCAGCTCACGAGTCCGGTGCGCTTGGCCCCCACGGATCGCTGGTTGAACGACGCCTTTGTCAAGCCCGGCTTCAGCCCTGAGACCACCAAGTACACCGGGCCCATCGGAGGCTGA
- a CDS encoding amino acid synthesis family protein gives MPSIRKIVTFIEDGLTEAGIPVDPPYRKVAVAAVIENPYAGKFSEDLGEIIDFSVGLGDLLAGRLVTAMGDQVNGYGKASIVGVNGEIEHGHAFLTTPMADRFREAVGGGKAWISSTGKRGAPGTTIDVPLAHKDALKVRSFYDTMTVTIHDAPEPDEVVVIIAGVNRGRPNFRLGGLLLEDVIGEDGLQ, from the coding sequence ATGCCGAGCATCCGCAAAATCGTCACCTTCATAGAGGACGGCCTCACCGAGGCGGGCATTCCGGTAGACCCGCCGTACCGCAAGGTTGCCGTTGCCGCCGTCATCGAGAACCCCTACGCCGGAAAGTTCTCCGAGGATCTCGGAGAGATCATCGATTTCAGCGTCGGCCTCGGTGATCTGCTCGCCGGCCGGCTCGTCACTGCAATGGGCGACCAGGTCAACGGGTACGGCAAGGCCAGCATCGTCGGTGTGAACGGCGAGATCGAACACGGCCACGCCTTCTTGACGACCCCCATGGCCGATCGCTTCCGGGAGGCCGTCGGCGGCGGCAAGGCCTGGATCTCTTCGACCGGCAAGCGGGGCGCCCCAGGCACGACGATCGACGTGCCCCTCGCCCACAAGGATGCTCTCAAGGTCCGGTCGTTCTACGACACGATGACCGTGACCATCCACGACGCCCCCGAGCCCGACGAGGTCGTCGTCATCATCGCTGGCGTGAACCGGGGCCGCCCCAACTTCCGTCTTGGGGGCCTGCTACTCGAAGACGTCATCGGCGAGGACGGCCTCCAGTAA